From the Synechococcus sp. HK01-R genome, one window contains:
- a CDS encoding Nif11-like leader peptide family natural product precursor — MNPLEQFLQRLARDPQLRRQVQEAITADQVAMLAQELGYAVSGSDLLRLSGRSVAGVRVTRVDHPGEYPGRYY, encoded by the coding sequence CTGAATCCGCTCGAGCAGTTTCTTCAGCGGCTGGCGCGCGATCCGCAGTTGCGGCGGCAGGTGCAGGAGGCGATCACTGCGGATCAGGTGGCCATGCTGGCCCAGGAGTTGGGTTATGCCGTTTCGGGGAGCGACCTTCTGCGCCTTTCAGGGCGATCCGTGGCCGGCGTGCGGGTGACGCGGGTGGACCATCCCGGGGAGTATCCAGGGCGTTACTACTGA
- the dcd gene encoding dCTP deaminase yields MVVLGRRAILEAMDHGQITITPFTAEHVGPASVDLTLASTFRVFRKVHEVIEVREHTDYRSFTDKLEVPEGQHFLIMPGETVLGITRERLKLGPGLCGWLEGRSRFARLGLMVHISAPFMGPGIDSQQVLEMSNFGPAPLAVTPGTPICQFIFQRMEGDEHYAGRFAGQSEQSF; encoded by the coding sequence ATGGTGGTGTTAGGGCGCCGGGCCATTCTCGAGGCGATGGATCACGGCCAGATCACGATCACCCCGTTCACGGCCGAGCATGTGGGACCGGCCTCTGTGGATCTCACCCTGGCCAGCACCTTCCGGGTGTTCCGCAAGGTGCATGAAGTGATTGAGGTGCGCGAACACACCGATTACCGCAGCTTTACCGACAAGCTGGAGGTTCCTGAGGGACAGCATTTCCTGATCATGCCGGGCGAGACGGTGCTGGGTATCACGCGCGAGCGTCTCAAGCTCGGCCCGGGGCTTTGCGGTTGGCTGGAGGGGCGGAGTCGGTTTGCACGCCTCGGATTGATGGTGCACATCAGTGCACCGTTCATGGGGCCAGGCATCGACAGCCAGCAGGTGCTGGAGATGAGTAATTTCGGGCCGGCGCCCTTGGCGGTCACCCCGGGCACGCCCATCTGTCAGTTCATCTTCCAGCGCATGGAGGGCGATGAACACTATGCGGGGCGTTTCGCTGGCCAGAGCGAGCAGAGCTTTTAG
- a CDS encoding SDR family oxidoreductase — protein sequence MATCLVTGANRGIGLEYCRQLQARGDQVIAVCREPSPELEALGVRIEAGLDLAESGTPAELVARLQGQRLDVVILNAGILQSMGLEDLDPEGIRRQFELNALAPLLLAQALLDQMPRGAKLALMTSRMGSIADNSSGGSYGYRMSKVALNIAGKSLAIDLQPRGIAVAILHPGLVRTRMINFNPNGIAPEQAVEGLLACIDALTLETSGSFWHSNGELLPW from the coding sequence ATGGCAACGTGTCTGGTTACAGGTGCCAACCGGGGCATTGGTCTGGAGTATTGCCGGCAGTTACAGGCACGAGGTGATCAGGTGATTGCGGTCTGCCGCGAGCCCTCTCCGGAGCTTGAGGCCCTGGGGGTGCGAATTGAAGCGGGGCTGGATCTGGCCGAGTCTGGGACCCCCGCTGAACTGGTTGCTCGCCTGCAGGGACAGCGTCTCGATGTGGTGATTCTCAATGCCGGCATCCTGCAGTCGATGGGGCTGGAGGATCTCGATCCGGAGGGGATCCGCCGTCAGTTCGAGCTGAATGCCCTGGCGCCGTTGCTCCTGGCGCAGGCGCTGCTGGATCAGATGCCGCGGGGGGCCAAGCTGGCGTTGATGACCAGTCGTATGGGTTCGATCGCCGATAACAGCTCCGGGGGCTCCTATGGCTACCGGATGTCGAAGGTGGCCTTGAACATTGCCGGCAAATCGCTGGCGATTGACCTCCAACCCCGCGGTATTGCAGTCGCGATCCTGCATCCTGGCCTCGTACGCACCCGCATGATCAACTTCAATCCCAATGGCATAGCCCCGGAGCAGGCGGTCGAGGGGTTGCTGGCGTGCATCGATGCACTCACCCTGGAAACCAGCGGCAGCTTCTGGCACTCCAATGGTGAGCTGCTGCCCTGGTGA
- a CDS encoding J domain-containing protein: MGFDPRQWSTSRSRAQDPGADPRVTVNLTALLAENEALRREVRRLQRELERQRRQQWVQSPRWQEPSASPPPRVSADQVRRWGEAMAQQAGWSDLRQSGLEALVDRLNRSSFHPQLSLQQRLDRLVSGLGTDLLSAVGRRATKKGMAVLAAFALYGVRASEWLDEDPARVVAELRQRLRPNSSRRTRTDQRSTDQRSTDQRSSDRRQSSDQAWTSGSDPLAVLGLQAGASQEAIKQAFRRLVKQHHPDMGGSAEAFRRISEAYQSLMA, translated from the coding sequence ATGGGATTTGATCCGCGCCAGTGGTCGACCTCTCGATCGCGCGCTCAGGACCCGGGGGCTGATCCCCGTGTCACCGTCAATCTCACGGCACTGCTCGCGGAGAATGAGGCCCTGCGCCGGGAGGTGCGACGGCTGCAGCGGGAGCTTGAGCGGCAGAGGCGTCAGCAGTGGGTGCAGTCCCCGCGATGGCAGGAGCCTTCCGCCAGTCCGCCGCCGCGGGTGAGTGCTGACCAGGTGCGTCGCTGGGGCGAGGCCATGGCCCAGCAAGCGGGCTGGTCTGACCTGCGTCAGAGCGGCCTGGAGGCTCTGGTGGATCGACTCAACCGCAGCAGCTTCCACCCGCAGCTCAGTCTCCAGCAGCGCCTTGACCGGCTGGTGAGCGGCCTGGGCACCGATCTGCTGTCGGCGGTGGGGCGCAGGGCCACCAAAAAGGGCATGGCCGTGCTGGCCGCCTTCGCGCTCTATGGCGTGCGGGCCAGTGAGTGGCTGGATGAGGATCCGGCCCGGGTGGTGGCGGAGCTACGGCAGCGGCTGCGTCCGAACAGCAGCCGGCGCACTCGCACGGATCAACGCAGTACGGATCAACGCAGCACGGATCAACGCAGCAGTGATCGCCGGCAGAGCAGCGACCAGGCCTGGACCTCCGGCTCGGATCCTTTGGCAGTGCTGGGCCTTCAGGCCGGGGCGTCTCAGGAGGCGATCAAGCAGGCGTTTCGGCGCCTGGTGAAACAGCACCATCCGGATATGGGTGGCTCGGCAGAGGCCTTCCGGCGCATCAGCGAGGCCTACCAATCACTGATGGCCTAG
- a CDS encoding protein adenylyltransferase SelO family protein — MPTRDESSAEVITDFSQFAERVDYSLLEALRPDPEATSDGNDHRPRQVRSGHYVPVTPTPLPEPEYVAHSQGLFAELGLSDALAHDARFRRLFSGDASVATGAMRPWGWATGYALSIYGTEYIQQCPFGTGNGYGDGRALSIVEGVYVGRRWEMQLKGGGPTPYCRGADGRAVLRSSVREFLAQEFMHALGVPSSRSLTLYMSRAETVRRPWYSPQSRSFEPDVMVDNPAAISTRVAPSFLRVGQLELFARRARSQAHPEAMAELQLIVEHLIERNYRAEIDPALPFSEQLLELARHFRARLTRLVADWMRVGYCQGNFNSDNCAAGGYTLDYGPFGFCELFDPRFQPWTGGGEHFSFFNQPAAAEVNYGMFWRSLRPLLEGNREALTELDAIHEGFAAVMQQELEAMWARKLGLAIYDEELVSKLLQLLMASRADYTRSFRLLSAIPEQASDLHPSFYVPSSSELDQQWESWLQQWRTQLHANNTLEETSAAMRRVNPAVTWREWLIAPAYQQAEQGDHSLIQELQEVFSTPYDDLSAERAARYDRLRPRDLFNTGGLSHYSCSS, encoded by the coding sequence ATGCCAACGCGAGACGAGAGCAGCGCCGAGGTGATCACCGACTTCAGCCAATTCGCCGAGCGGGTGGATTACTCGCTGCTGGAGGCCCTTCGTCCGGATCCCGAGGCCACCAGCGACGGCAACGATCACCGGCCTCGCCAGGTCCGTTCAGGCCATTACGTACCGGTCACGCCCACCCCCCTTCCTGAGCCCGAGTACGTGGCCCACAGCCAGGGGCTCTTCGCCGAGCTCGGACTCAGCGATGCCTTGGCCCACGACGCTCGGTTCCGCCGACTGTTTTCCGGGGATGCCTCAGTGGCCACAGGAGCGATGCGTCCCTGGGGCTGGGCGACGGGCTATGCCCTCTCGATCTACGGCACTGAATACATCCAGCAGTGTCCTTTCGGCACTGGCAACGGCTACGGCGATGGCAGGGCCCTGTCGATCGTGGAGGGCGTCTACGTAGGCCGGCGCTGGGAGATGCAGCTCAAGGGTGGCGGCCCCACCCCCTACTGCCGCGGCGCCGACGGCCGTGCGGTGCTGCGCTCCAGTGTGCGTGAGTTCCTGGCCCAGGAGTTCATGCACGCCCTCGGTGTGCCCAGCTCCCGCTCGCTCACCCTTTACATGTCGCGCGCCGAAACCGTGCGCCGGCCCTGGTACAGCCCCCAGTCACGCTCCTTCGAGCCGGATGTGATGGTCGACAACCCCGCAGCGATCAGCACCCGGGTGGCACCGTCCTTCCTGCGCGTGGGGCAGCTCGAGCTGTTCGCCCGCCGCGCCCGCAGCCAGGCCCACCCCGAGGCCATGGCCGAACTGCAGTTGATCGTGGAGCACCTGATCGAGCGCAACTACCGGGCCGAGATCGATCCAGCGCTGCCGTTCTCAGAGCAGCTGCTGGAGCTGGCCCGACACTTCCGCGCCAGGCTCACGCGACTGGTCGCCGACTGGATGCGCGTCGGCTACTGCCAAGGGAACTTCAACAGCGACAACTGCGCCGCCGGGGGCTACACCCTCGACTACGGCCCCTTCGGCTTCTGCGAACTGTTCGATCCGCGCTTCCAACCCTGGACCGGAGGGGGTGAGCACTTCTCCTTCTTCAACCAACCTGCGGCGGCCGAAGTGAATTACGGGATGTTCTGGCGATCCCTGCGGCCGCTGCTCGAAGGCAACCGTGAAGCCCTGACGGAGCTCGATGCGATCCACGAAGGCTTCGCCGCCGTGATGCAGCAGGAACTCGAAGCGATGTGGGCCCGCAAGCTCGGTCTCGCCATCTACGACGAAGAGCTGGTGAGCAAGCTGCTGCAGCTGCTGATGGCCTCCCGAGCTGACTACACCCGCAGCTTCCGGCTGCTGTCTGCCATTCCTGAGCAGGCCTCCGATCTGCACCCCAGCTTCTATGTGCCGAGCTCCAGTGAGCTCGATCAGCAGTGGGAGAGCTGGCTGCAGCAGTGGCGCACACAACTCCATGCCAACAACACCCTGGAGGAAACATCGGCCGCGATGCGTCGCGTGAACCCCGCCGTCACCTGGCGCGAGTGGCTGATCGCCCCTGCCTACCAGCAAGCGGAACAGGGAGACCACAGCCTGATCCAGGAGCTGCAGGAGGTGTTCAGCACTCCCTACGACGATCTCTCAGCAGAACGTGCTGCCCGCTACGACCGCCTCAGGCCCCGGGACTTGTTCAATACCGGCGGCCTCTCCCACTACAGCTGTTCGTCGTAA
- a CDS encoding L,D-transpeptidase: MGLRIPFALFALALLLVGCGGRDGAKPGGGSGSAEPLDGPIRIAIDLNDPAQSKGTLVRGKQLTSFQVGYGRYGVTCAGTRFEEGYTPLGRFKVNAILSRDQFVMAPQLIKQSGKSEAELKTMLFNNMSAIDFSGDGEVGEYGIGYISLEPIDSVKQPFRFNEYAGKFRWYSFAIHGSNNEARVGEKVTGGCLNVKEPILKTLLQTVTLGDEVVVTANGPCTP; the protein is encoded by the coding sequence ATGGGACTCCGTATTCCCTTTGCGCTGTTTGCTCTCGCTCTGCTGCTGGTGGGCTGCGGCGGGCGGGATGGCGCAAAGCCAGGCGGTGGCTCGGGCAGCGCTGAACCGCTGGACGGTCCGATCCGGATTGCGATCGATCTGAACGATCCGGCCCAAAGCAAAGGCACGTTGGTGCGTGGCAAGCAGCTCACCAGTTTTCAAGTGGGCTACGGCCGTTACGGCGTCACCTGTGCCGGCACCCGATTCGAGGAGGGCTACACACCGCTGGGGCGCTTCAAGGTGAATGCGATTCTGAGCCGGGACCAGTTCGTGATGGCCCCGCAACTCATCAAGCAATCGGGCAAGAGCGAAGCTGAGCTCAAGACGATGCTGTTCAACAACATGAGCGCGATCGACTTCAGTGGCGATGGCGAGGTGGGGGAATACGGCATCGGCTACATCAGCCTGGAGCCGATCGACAGCGTGAAGCAGCCGTTCCGATTCAACGAGTACGCCGGCAAATTCCGCTGGTACAGCTTTGCGATCCACGGCAGCAACAACGAGGCGCGTGTCGGCGAGAAGGTCACCGGCGGCTGCCTGAATGTGAAGGAGCCGATCCTCAAAACCCTGCTCCAAACCGTGACGTTGGGGGATGAAGTGGTGGTGACGGCCAACGGCCCCTGCACACCCTGA
- a CDS encoding FAD-dependent oxidoreductase, which translates to MAMTEQSRPSHVVVIGAGWAGWGAAKALGEAGVRVTLLDGMADPTGSTPLITATGKPFEAGTRGFWRDYPNINALTAELGLSDVFTEFTTSAFWSPDGLEATAPVFGDAPQWPSPLGQVAATLTNFKRLPIADRLSIAGLLIAMLDLQRSEQVFRRYDAISAQALFEKLGISERMIHDFLRPILLVGLFKPPEELSAAVTMELLYYYALAHQDSFDVRWIKSKSLAEQLMAPLARRLVEHHGLRVLGGTLATGLNLTPDGSAVASVATRAVETGEQGLIEAVDAVVLAVGAKGMGALMTASPACAAAVPELVEAGRLGAIDVVSVRLWLDAYVEVADPANVFSRFEALRGAGGTFFMLDQLQKGEEAALWGGEQPQGSVIASDFYNASAIAALSDQEIVALLMRELLPVANPAFHTATVLEAEVKRYPGSVSLFAPGSFKQRPPLETALPSIVCAGDWVRMGSREHGAKGLCQERAYVCGLEAANSLIRRWVVTTPTASAREHPVIPIRADEPQVLIGRALNALVMNPAEALGLRWPWLP; encoded by the coding sequence ATGGCCATGACGGAACAATCCAGGCCTTCCCACGTGGTGGTGATCGGCGCAGGCTGGGCTGGCTGGGGAGCGGCCAAGGCCCTCGGCGAAGCCGGAGTGCGTGTGACCCTGCTGGATGGGATGGCGGATCCCACCGGCAGCACGCCGCTCATCACCGCCACCGGTAAGCCGTTTGAAGCCGGCACCCGTGGCTTCTGGAGGGACTACCCCAACATCAATGCCCTCACCGCCGAGCTCGGCCTCAGCGATGTGTTCACCGAATTCACCACCAGTGCCTTCTGGTCGCCCGATGGTCTGGAGGCCACGGCGCCGGTGTTCGGGGATGCGCCCCAGTGGCCGAGTCCTTTGGGACAGGTGGCAGCAACGCTCACCAACTTCAAGCGCCTGCCGATCGCCGATCGGTTGAGCATCGCCGGTCTGCTGATCGCCATGCTGGATCTGCAGCGCAGCGAGCAGGTGTTCAGGCGCTACGACGCGATCAGCGCCCAGGCCCTGTTCGAGAAGCTGGGCATCAGCGAGCGCATGATCCACGACTTCCTGCGGCCGATCCTGCTGGTGGGACTGTTCAAGCCGCCCGAAGAGCTCTCGGCGGCGGTGACGATGGAGCTGCTCTACTACTACGCCCTCGCGCATCAGGATTCATTTGATGTGCGCTGGATCAAGAGCAAGAGCCTTGCCGAACAGCTGATGGCCCCCCTGGCCCGAAGGCTCGTCGAGCACCACGGCCTGAGGGTGCTGGGGGGCACGCTGGCCACGGGATTGAACCTCACGCCCGATGGATCGGCGGTTGCTTCGGTGGCAACCCGTGCGGTTGAAACGGGTGAGCAGGGGCTGATTGAAGCGGTGGATGCGGTGGTTCTGGCCGTGGGCGCCAAGGGGATGGGCGCGTTGATGACGGCCTCGCCGGCCTGTGCTGCTGCCGTTCCGGAGCTGGTCGAGGCCGGCAGGCTTGGTGCCATTGATGTGGTGTCGGTGCGTCTGTGGCTCGATGCCTATGTGGAGGTTGCCGATCCCGCCAATGTGTTCTCCCGTTTTGAGGCGTTGCGGGGAGCCGGTGGCACCTTCTTCATGCTCGATCAGCTGCAGAAGGGGGAGGAAGCAGCCCTGTGGGGCGGGGAGCAACCCCAGGGTTCGGTGATTGCCAGCGACTTCTACAACGCTTCGGCCATCGCGGCCCTCAGCGATCAGGAGATCGTGGCGTTGTTGATGCGGGAGCTGTTGCCGGTGGCCAATCCCGCCTTTCACACCGCCACGGTGCTGGAGGCGGAGGTGAAGCGCTATCCGGGGTCGGTGTCGCTGTTTGCACCGGGGAGTTTCAAGCAGCGGCCGCCCCTGGAAACGGCGCTGCCATCGATCGTGTGTGCCGGCGACTGGGTGCGGATGGGCAGCCGCGAGCATGGCGCCAAGGGTCTGTGTCAGGAGCGGGCTTATGTGTGTGGCCTGGAGGCCGCCAATTCCCTGATTCGTCGTTGGGTCGTCACGACTCCCACCGCCTCGGCCAGGGAACACCCCGTGATCCCGATCCGCGCTGATGAACCGCAGGTGCTGATCGGTCGCGCCTTGAATGCTCTGGTGATGAACCCGGCGGAAGCTCTGGGTCTGCGCTGGCCGTGGTTGCCATGA
- a CDS encoding SDR family NAD(P)-dependent oxidoreductase — protein MKRLLITGASSGIGLEAARRLARSGHQLTLFCRTAERADQTEQQLRAAGAAPSQIACIAVDLADLASVERACQKLLDQGQPLDGLVLNAGQQRAGAAAPVFTPQGIEITFAVNQLAHQLIAARLLPLLQAGPQPRIVITASEVHNPASGGGRVGQPADLGDLAGLRAGAGFVMLDGSDRFDGDKAYKDSKLCNVLLGRELDRQLEGSMPVISWSPGLVIPRSSEGFFRHNRQNNPLGMALFALVARDLLRLTESVPTAGRLLADLATDAAFATPGFSYWSNRLVRPGLHRFEATATSAAGADHELAASLWQLSEALLHKPWERAQA, from the coding sequence ATGAAACGACTCTTGATCACGGGCGCCAGTTCGGGCATCGGTCTGGAAGCGGCTCGGCGTCTCGCTCGCAGTGGCCATCAGCTCACGTTGTTCTGTCGCACGGCCGAGCGAGCCGATCAGACGGAGCAGCAGCTGCGAGCTGCCGGAGCGGCGCCCAGTCAGATCGCCTGCATCGCCGTGGATCTGGCGGATCTGGCGAGCGTGGAGCGCGCCTGCCAGAAGCTGCTGGATCAAGGGCAACCCCTGGATGGCCTGGTGCTGAATGCCGGCCAGCAGCGTGCCGGAGCCGCCGCGCCCGTGTTCACGCCCCAGGGGATTGAAATCACCTTCGCTGTGAACCAGCTGGCCCACCAGTTGATCGCCGCCCGGCTGCTGCCGTTGCTGCAAGCGGGGCCGCAGCCACGGATCGTGATCACCGCGTCGGAGGTGCACAACCCCGCCAGCGGCGGAGGGCGTGTGGGCCAACCGGCTGACCTGGGGGATCTGGCGGGGCTTCGGGCGGGTGCCGGCTTCGTGATGCTCGATGGCAGTGATCGCTTCGATGGCGACAAGGCCTACAAAGACAGCAAGCTCTGCAATGTGCTGCTGGGGCGCGAGCTCGATCGGCAACTGGAGGGCTCCATGCCGGTGATCAGCTGGAGCCCTGGGTTGGTGATTCCCCGCAGCAGCGAAGGCTTCTTCCGCCACAACCGCCAGAACAACCCTCTGGGGATGGCGTTGTTTGCGCTGGTGGCACGGGATCTGCTGCGTCTCACCGAATCGGTGCCGACGGCCGGTCGGTTGCTGGCTGATCTGGCCACCGATGCTGCCTTTGCGACCCCTGGCTTCAGTTACTGGAGCAACCGGCTGGTGCGCCCGGGCCTGCATCGCTTTGAGGCCACGGCCACGAGTGCGGCAGGCGCCGATCACGAGCTGGCGGCTTCGTTATGGCAGCTTTCGGAGGCTTTGCTTCACAAGCCATGGGAGCGGGCCCAGGCGTAG
- a CDS encoding alpha/beta hydrolase-fold protein, giving the protein MIRARAAVAWAPCEPLDVTEIDVAPPQAGEVLLKVVATGVCHTDAYTLSGADPEGLFPTVLGLRHPQRYRSVSAVAPICHPSACPWGQKAFSHFLGNSAEAQASWRAWDGVALLEDGHRRDDSLLVDVGSADPFLEEQLRPSRFSASRSSLRSGLPWRLSGPW; this is encoded by the coding sequence ATGATTCGCGCCAGAGCTGCCGTGGCCTGGGCTCCCTGTGAACCCCTCGATGTCACCGAGATCGACGTGGCCCCGCCCCAGGCCGGAGAGGTGCTGCTGAAGGTGGTAGCCACAGGGGTGTGCCACACCGATGCCTACACCCTCTCGGGAGCCGATCCCGAAGGACTTTTTCCCACGGTGCTGGGCCTGCGTCATCCGCAGCGCTACCGCTCTGTTTCAGCGGTGGCACCGATCTGCCATCCCAGCGCCTGCCCATGGGGGCAGAAGGCCTTCAGCCATTTTCTCGGAAACAGCGCCGAGGCGCAGGCAAGCTGGCGGGCCTGGGATGGCGTGGCCCTACTCGAGGATGGTCATCGCCGGGACGACAGCCTGCTCGTGGATGTCGGCTCCGCCGATCCCTTCCTTGAAGAACAGCTGCGCCCGAGCCGCTTCAGCGCATCAAGATCGAGCTTGAGATCAGGCTTACCCTGGCGCCTCTCTGGGCCTTGGTGA
- a CDS encoding formylglycine-generating enzyme family protein: MSLDSLSSLVHIPAGRYRIGSDRFYPEEAPSREIDLPAFQIERSPVTNREFAHFVRSSGYRTISERPADPQVYPLLTPEQRQPASIVFQAPPSAVDRSQPRQWWALVPGASWQHPQGPGSSIADLDDHPVVHIAYADAIAYCTWANRRLPTAEEWEVAARGGLKDADYAWGEDVNPNGRWMANTWQGEFPWQNDGLDGWEWTSPVGAFPANGYGLMDVCGNVWEWTSSAYPTPKAEQQRHIVKGGSFLCADNYCKRYRPSALIGQTLDTSTCHMGFRCALDAAD, translated from the coding sequence ATGAGCCTTGATTCCCTTAGCTCACTGGTGCACATCCCTGCCGGTCGATACCGGATCGGATCGGATCGCTTCTACCCGGAGGAAGCACCCAGTCGGGAGATCGATTTGCCCGCATTCCAGATCGAACGATCACCCGTCACCAACAGAGAATTTGCTCACTTCGTGCGCAGCAGCGGGTACCGCACGATCTCTGAGCGACCCGCCGATCCACAGGTCTATCCATTACTGACCCCGGAACAGCGTCAACCCGCATCCATCGTGTTTCAGGCGCCACCATCGGCCGTGGATCGCTCTCAGCCTCGCCAGTGGTGGGCGCTTGTTCCTGGAGCCAGTTGGCAACATCCTCAGGGGCCCGGCAGTTCCATTGCTGATCTGGACGATCACCCTGTCGTTCACATCGCCTACGCCGATGCCATCGCTTACTGCACCTGGGCCAATCGGCGTCTGCCCACCGCAGAGGAATGGGAGGTAGCAGCCCGCGGTGGCTTGAAGGATGCGGACTACGCCTGGGGGGAGGACGTCAATCCCAACGGTCGCTGGATGGCGAACACCTGGCAAGGTGAATTCCCCTGGCAGAACGATGGTCTCGACGGGTGGGAATGGACATCGCCTGTTGGCGCTTTCCCGGCCAACGGCTACGGCCTGATGGATGTCTGCGGAAACGTCTGGGAATGGACGTCATCGGCCTATCCAACTCCGAAAGCTGAACAACAACGCCACATCGTGAAGGGAGGTTCCTTCCTGTGCGCGGATAATTACTGCAAGCGCTACAGGCCTTCAGCCCTGATTGGGCAAACCTTGGATACGTCCACATGCCATATGGGTTTTCGCTGTGCACTGGACGCAGCGGATTGA
- a CDS encoding DUF4345 domain-containing protein produces the protein MREARWYLLLSAVGLLPIALSYGINPSSLLPELMDLQFSGTNMAHVFRAVMGLYLGMASLWITGALRGGALLTTALISEVVFMGGLAAGRLLSLAVDGRPGAIFLVYTASELLLTLWGLRCWSRRHEP, from the coding sequence ATGAGAGAAGCGCGTTGGTATCTGCTGCTGAGTGCGGTGGGACTTCTGCCCATTGCACTCAGCTACGGCATCAACCCCAGCTCGCTGCTGCCCGAGCTGATGGATCTGCAGTTCAGCGGAACCAACATGGCGCATGTCTTCAGAGCAGTCATGGGCCTGTATCTGGGCATGGCCTCTCTCTGGATCACGGGAGCCTTGCGAGGGGGTGCCCTGCTGACAACGGCGCTGATCAGCGAAGTGGTCTTCATGGGCGGGCTCGCCGCCGGTCGTCTCCTCAGCCTGGCCGTCGATGGTCGCCCAGGTGCCATCTTCCTGGTTTACACCGCATCAGAGCTGTTGCTGACACTCTGGGGATTGCGGTGTTGGAGTCGTCGTCATGAGCCTTGA
- a CDS encoding DUF302 domain-containing protein, which produces MAGLSLASAPFTVGCALIVALAGWSAPSAQAQDEARQNAVDKIVEQVQQGAGKASLPVALSIDHARLARKAGSPMPPSTVVMVRDPDLETSWLQADPDLALELPLRVLVHQPTTELSPRVSRQSGASLLQRHGLSHPSLAGQYDRSMVSLLQQVPNSAVQVVPAFKRAGDGIVSIPSPLDLNQTLARVLEIIDEQSDTVLFEVIRFNATDEAAQQGAPVTLVLFGGPGPGGRAMADATLLGLDAFCQKMLIRRDAEGQVVVRFNDLTWIAARQGMAVSPVLQAINTRLINTFGQGLTREQPASR; this is translated from the coding sequence ATGGCAGGTCTCTCCCTCGCGAGCGCTCCGTTCACTGTTGGCTGCGCCCTGATCGTCGCTTTGGCGGGATGGTCCGCACCCTCTGCTCAAGCCCAGGACGAAGCCCGACAGAACGCCGTCGACAAGATTGTTGAACAGGTGCAGCAAGGAGCCGGCAAAGCATCCCTGCCCGTCGCCCTGAGCATTGATCACGCCCGGCTCGCCCGCAAGGCCGGGTCACCCATGCCGCCCTCCACGGTGGTGATGGTTCGTGATCCAGATCTGGAGACCAGCTGGTTGCAAGCTGATCCCGACCTGGCGCTGGAACTCCCCCTGCGTGTACTCGTCCACCAGCCAACAACGGAGCTATCCCCCCGGGTCAGTCGTCAGAGCGGTGCCTCCCTGCTGCAGCGCCATGGGCTGAGCCATCCATCCCTGGCTGGGCAATACGACCGGAGCATGGTCTCTCTTCTCCAGCAGGTGCCGAATTCAGCGGTTCAGGTCGTTCCTGCTTTCAAGAGAGCTGGAGATGGCATCGTCAGCATCCCCAGTCCACTGGATCTGAATCAAACCCTCGCGCGGGTTCTCGAGATCATCGATGAACAGAGCGACACGGTGCTCTTTGAGGTGATCCGATTCAATGCCACCGATGAGGCAGCCCAGCAAGGCGCACCTGTCACCCTTGTTCTCTTCGGGGGGCCAGGCCCCGGCGGCCGCGCGATGGCTGACGCCACCCTGCTCGGGCTGGATGCGTTCTGCCAGAAGATGCTGATCCGCAGAGATGCCGAAGGCCAGGTTGTGGTGCGCTTCAACGATCTCACCTGGATCGCCGCTCGTCAGGGCATGGCCGTGTCTCCAGTGCTTCAGGCGATCAACACCCGTTTGATCAACACCTTCGGGCAGGGATTGACCAGGGAGCAACCTGCATCGAGATGA